In ANME-2 cluster archaeon, the following proteins share a genomic window:
- a CDS encoding DUF3344 domain-containing protein has translation MRRIMWMKSYLILLSLLIIVIFPASASYAGDKPLITVLHDVHPGGVEFALGNSKYSGEMKSNDTYTVDFEVAVPANASIRFARAYTYWVWSKKGLEGIYPVMNASVMHHGGVSPVSHDSRYIDTKGFAARYDFFSGTDVYDLSDRIHENGTYSISLQNSADDERTFCLQGIGLLIIYEYQDSPVIEYWVNEGCDMIYAEHGITPEMATTTTYFKGGIDTEKVSRAYLITASPSGGLTQGAKQTRNKLFFNEKAEVTPILGDIIRILFGGGKVWKDIYLTSESAQIAIDEREVTNYLKPKDNFASIQDSGDYMLVTNAIMVLEFEGEGETKANKTAGFELLAGIIAMSFAYVAGKR, from the coding sequence ATGAGGAGAATAATGTGGATGAAATCGTATTTAATTTTACTTAGTCTCCTGATAATAGTTATTTTTCCTGCATCGGCATCATATGCCGGAGATAAACCGCTGATCACTGTTTTACATGATGTACACCCGGGCGGTGTCGAATTTGCTCTTGGCAACAGCAAATACAGCGGAGAGATGAAGTCAAATGATACCTACACGGTTGACTTTGAAGTTGCTGTTCCAGCCAATGCAAGTATCAGATTTGCAAGGGCATATACGTACTGGGTATGGAGTAAAAAAGGCCTGGAAGGTATATATCCGGTGATGAATGCATCAGTCATGCATCATGGCGGTGTAAGCCCGGTATCACATGATTCGAGATATATCGATACCAAAGGATTTGCAGCGAGATACGACTTCTTTTCAGGCACAGACGTTTATGATCTGAGCGACCGGATACATGAAAATGGCACTTATTCGATATCATTACAAAATTCGGCAGACGATGAGCGGACATTTTGTTTACAGGGAATCGGACTGCTCATAATCTATGAATACCAGGACTCGCCAGTTATTGAATACTGGGTCAATGAAGGTTGTGATATGATCTATGCTGAACATGGTATCACCCCGGAAATGGCTACAACGACCACATATTTCAAAGGTGGGATAGATACAGAAAAGGTGAGCAGGGCATACCTGATAACTGCTTCTCCATCAGGGGGCTTAACCCAGGGTGCAAAACAGACTCGCAACAAGCTTTTTTTTAACGAGAAAGCAGAAGTCACACCCATTCTGGGAGATATCATCAGGATATTATTCGGCGGCGGAAAAGTGTGGAAAGATATTTACTTGACAAGTGAATCAGCCCAGATCGCAATTGACGAGCGGGAAGTAACAAATTACCTAAAGCCCAAAGATAATTTTGCCAGCATACAGGACAGCGGTGATTACATGTTGGTGACAAATGCTATCATGGTGCTGGAGTTTGAAGGAGAGGGGGAAACGAAAGCGAATAAAACAGCAGGTTTTGAACTACTGGCAGGGATTATTGCAATGTCCTTTGCTTATGTGGCAGGTAAAAGGTGA
- a CDS encoding ABC transporter ATP-binding protein has protein sequence MVKTQGLSKYYTFGSGNQVVALNDVNLTVASGEFVSIMGPSGSGKSTLLNIVGCLDKPTTGDVYIDDVKIDYGNAGSLVQLHRQTMGFVFQGFNLISTMNAIENVWYPMYFNKVPKPERIKRAEELLESVGLRDRALHLPSELSGGEQQRVSIARALANHPRLILADEPTGNIDSRTGKMIIDLMKKLNKEQGITFIVTTHDNVMANNADRVITITDGEIVD, from the coding sequence ATGGTTAAAACACAGGGATTGTCAAAGTACTACACTTTTGGCTCAGGGAACCAGGTGGTAGCGCTCAATGATGTAAACCTGACTGTTGCCAGCGGAGAGTTTGTTTCGATAATGGGCCCGTCCGGATCAGGGAAATCTACACTGCTAAACATTGTGGGATGCTTGGACAAGCCTACCACCGGTGATGTCTATATAGATGATGTGAAGATCGACTATGGAAATGCCGGTAGTCTCGTGCAACTGCACAGGCAAACAATGGGGTTCGTCTTCCAGGGATTTAACCTCATATCAACAATGAATGCCATAGAGAATGTATGGTATCCCATGTATTTCAACAAGGTTCCAAAGCCAGAACGTATAAAAAGGGCAGAAGAACTGTTAGAATCTGTGGGACTAAGGGACAGGGCGCTTCACCTCCCTTCAGAACTATCCGGGGGCGAGCAGCAGCGAGTGTCCATAGCCCGTGCACTTGCAAACCATCCCAGGCTTATCCTGGCAGATGAACCAACAGGGAATATAGACTCCAGGACCGGAAAGATGATCATTGACCTCATGAAGAAGCTGAATAAAGAGCAGGGGATCACATTCATTGTTACAACACATGATAATGTAATGGCTAACAATGCCGACAGGGTGATAACAATAACGGACGGTGAGATCGTTGATTGA
- a CDS encoding ribbon-helix-helix protein, CopG family has translation MTNELARIGITLPNDLLAHFDEAIINNGHASRSDAIRDSLRRYIQYHEWMNDVKGERIGIFEIVYNPVKKGLPAIIEKIIFESNEILLSSMRVHITSDYYMRILVLRGEGEHLIKIAAKLTAQKGVIHVKINTVNFCE, from the coding sequence ATGACAAACGAATTAGCCAGGATCGGGATAACGTTACCGAATGATCTATTGGCACATTTTGACGAAGCAATTATTAATAATGGTCACGCTTCAAGGTCAGATGCCATAAGGGATTCTCTCAGGAGATACATCCAGTATCATGAATGGATGAATGACGTTAAAGGGGAACGTATAGGAATATTCGAGATAGTCTACAACCCGGTAAAGAAAGGTCTACCTGCCATTATTGAAAAAATAATTTTTGAGTCAAATGAAATATTACTATCCTCGATGCGGGTTCATATTACCAGTGATTATTACATGCGTATTTTAGTCCTGCGCGGAGAAGGAGAACACCTGATAAAAATAGCGGCAAAATTAACTGCCCAAAAAGGTGTGATACATGTGAAAATAAACACTGTGAACTTCTGTGAATAG
- a CDS encoding ABC transporter permease: MRQLRTKKVRTLLILLGISVGVAAVVGVTSLGEGIRVNAVGEIEKSHDLTLIEVSPGVSNGNIILITESKVRAVREYGSVVAPYTMDDYVTPNKTYFKANGISAKYMEAKDLKLEAGMWLEEGTYQIVLGSDIGEKFSKIEGAEIGNAIDARIRLYGEEGRAIDKDITFVIAGRLKPTGTDSDDQAFMDMNIAMELTGKDVYDGIIVKLDKSGQTLAARTAIEKLGLTCYSAQDEIDSVNRIMNAVTLVLAFFSSISLIVGGLMIINTMIVSVYERTHEIGITKAIGASELDIIRMFLSECIIIGVLGGILGDLLGVLFSFLIDSVGRPMLVAQLGIADFEHLTVINIQILAAGFLVSLVISVIAGIYPAWRGAKLDPVKALRQL, translated from the coding sequence ATGAGGCAGTTGCGAACCAAGAAGGTCAGGACACTGCTGATCTTGCTCGGGATATCAGTAGGTGTAGCAGCCGTTGTCGGAGTTACATCCCTGGGGGAGGGGATCCGTGTCAATGCAGTTGGTGAGATCGAAAAATCCCATGACCTGACCTTAATTGAGGTATCCCCTGGAGTCAGCAATGGAAATATTATCCTGATAACCGAATCAAAAGTACGTGCGGTCAGGGAATATGGATCTGTAGTCGCACCATATACCATGGATGATTATGTGACACCAAATAAGACATATTTTAAGGCCAATGGCATTTCAGCAAAATATATGGAAGCCAAAGACCTGAAGCTTGAAGCTGGCATGTGGCTTGAGGAAGGAACATACCAGATCGTGCTGGGAAGTGATATCGGGGAGAAATTCAGTAAGATAGAGGGAGCAGAGATCGGAAACGCCATTGATGCCAGGATCAGGTTGTACGGAGAAGAAGGCAGGGCGATAGATAAGGATATTACCTTTGTGATAGCAGGCAGGTTAAAACCTACCGGGACCGATTCCGATGACCAGGCATTCATGGATATGAATATTGCCATGGAGCTTACCGGGAAAGATGTTTATGACGGCATTATTGTTAAGCTGGATAAGTCCGGCCAGACGCTGGCTGCAAGAACTGCCATTGAGAAACTGGGGCTGACCTGCTATAGTGCACAGGATGAAATAGATTCGGTCAACAGGATAATGAACGCTGTGACCCTTGTTCTTGCATTCTTTTCAAGCATATCATTGATCGTGGGCGGGCTCATGATAATAAATACGATGATCGTTTCGGTGTATGAGCGGACTCATGAGATCGGAATTACCAAGGCTATAGGGGCATCGGAATTGGACATAATCAGGATGTTCCTATCCGAATGTATCATAATAGGTGTACTGGGAGGGATACTTGGTGACCTGCTTGGGGTTCTTTTTTCCTTTTTAATAGACAGTGTGGGCAGGCCCATGCTGGTAGCACAGTTGGGGATCGCAGATTTCGAACATTTAACAGTAATAAATATACAAATACTTGCAGCTGGGTTTTTGGTATCATTGGTCATATCCGTTATTGCGGGCATTTATCCTGCATGGAGGGGTGCAAAGCTGGACCCGGTCAAGGCGTTAAGACAGCTTTGA
- a CDS encoding DUF3344 domain-containing protein, translating to MKKNIILLFILFIFATPAQATKTIVSINDVSVEPGNDICASIMLNDVINYGTGTIKVTYNPDIAQVTGAQGTTDSSVLALNADNSAGSITISGLNPNGKTGDVEFTDVKFHAIGSSGISTSLTPEVTTLQDTSYNTDSFESVNGYLGDKPLTIFTHETIPGNLTYSLGSSDYSGKLYPGNPYQVEHNISIPTGATVKFARLYAYWTWSVIDTTDGYPDLKLTFDNDVLSPAATYDDRKGFGNYDFPSGTWAYNVTNYVTGSGDHTTLIENTGPDNSYFSMDGVGLLVVYTEPNGDEIEYWIAEGCDLISSQPVSGLTPEEATTQAVFSGTINTTNIKEAILTTVIQSGNDIDNMLIFNLENWTGIYNGTPYANLDVDKRSVQNYLVDNNNTARIRAVDDYMVPSNAFLVLWHTLPELTPESGDNTPVSLISDIKPEISIEVTPSYLNFGSLGPGEISSTHQILIKNNGSTNLSVTAEVTDTGQDLYARGLQINNATWTGYQTQLIPNATEEADLRIRVPVDYSHEGEKEGVLMFWAQQI from the coding sequence ATGAAAAAAAACATCATATTACTATTTATTTTATTTATCTTTGCAACCCCGGCACAAGCGACTAAGACTATTGTTTCAATTAATGATGTCAGTGTAGAACCCGGGAACGATATCTGTGCTTCAATTATGCTTAACGATGTAATCAATTACGGAACAGGTACAATTAAAGTCACATATAATCCAGATATTGCACAGGTCACAGGTGCCCAAGGAACTACAGATTCATCTGTTCTGGCATTGAATGCGGACAACAGCGCTGGCAGTATAACAATATCTGGCTTGAACCCGAACGGAAAAACCGGTGATGTGGAATTTACAGATGTAAAATTCCATGCAATTGGTAGCAGTGGCATTTCGACATCCTTAACCCCTGAGGTTACGACCTTGCAGGATACTTCATACAATACCGATTCGTTTGAATCAGTTAATGGATATCTTGGCGACAAACCACTGACGATTTTTACCCATGAAACGATTCCCGGTAATCTGACCTATTCTCTAGGCAGCAGCGATTATAGCGGTAAGTTATACCCGGGCAACCCATACCAAGTTGAACACAACATCTCAATTCCTACAGGAGCCACTGTAAAGTTCGCACGGCTGTATGCATACTGGACATGGAGTGTAATCGATACAACAGACGGGTATCCCGACCTGAAGCTCACCTTTGATAATGATGTACTCTCACCTGCGGCAACATATGATGATAGAAAAGGATTTGGTAACTACGATTTTCCTAGCGGAACATGGGCTTATAATGTCACAAACTATGTAACCGGGTCTGGCGACCATACTACTTTGATAGAGAATACCGGACCTGACAACAGCTACTTTTCAATGGATGGAGTGGGCCTGCTGGTAGTATATACCGAACCTAACGGAGATGAGATCGAGTACTGGATAGCCGAAGGCTGTGATTTAATATCATCCCAGCCAGTATCAGGACTCACTCCTGAAGAGGCTACCACACAAGCTGTATTTTCCGGAACGATCAATACCACAAATATCAAGGAAGCTATACTTACTACAGTGATCCAGTCAGGAAACGACATTGACAATATGCTAATATTTAACCTGGAGAACTGGACCGGGATCTATAACGGCACACCTTATGCTAATCTGGATGTGGATAAAAGGAGCGTACAGAATTACCTTGTCGATAACAACAATACTGCCCGAATCAGGGCTGTAGACGATTACATGGTGCCCAGTAACGCTTTTTTAGTGCTCTGGCATACGTTACCTGAGCTAACACCAGAATCTGGAGATAATACCCCCGTATCCCTGATATCCGACATCAAACCGGAAATATCCATAGAGGTCACACCCTCCTATCTAAATTTCGGTTCGCTCGGACCTGGAGAGATCAGCTCAACTCATCAAATACTCATCAAGAATAATGGTTCCACTAATCTCAGTGTGACAGCAGAGGTTACAGACACTGGTCAGGACCTCTATGCCAGAGGGCTCCAGATCAATAATGCGACATGGACCGGTTATCAGACCCAGCTGATTCCAAACGCTACTGAAGAGGCTGATCTGCGGATTAGAGTTCCTGTTGATTATTCACATGAAGGAGAAAAGGAAGGAGTACTGATGTTCTGGGCCCAGCAGATATAG